A region of Streptomyces sp. R44 DNA encodes the following proteins:
- a CDS encoding Rossmann-like and DUF2520 domain-containing protein encodes MNAPTAPEPRAEDRPARLTVGVVGAGRVGPALAASLRLAGHRPVAVSAVSDASRRRAAELLPDVPVVEPARVLALSDLVLLTVPDDALPGLVEGLADTGAVRPGQLLVHTSGRYGARVLDPARRAGALPLALHPAMTFTGTAVDVQRLAGCSFGVTAPEELRLAAEALVIEMGGEPEWIAEEARPLYHAALALGANHLVTLVAQSMELLHKAGVAAPDRMLGPLLGAALDNALRSGDAALTGPVARGDAGTVAAHVAELRKHAPGTVAGYLAMARTTADRALAHGLLKPELAEDLLGVLAEPSSGATHPADPTDGPQGDDR; translated from the coding sequence GTGAACGCACCAACAGCGCCGGAGCCCCGGGCCGAGGACCGACCCGCCCGGCTCACCGTCGGAGTCGTCGGCGCCGGCCGGGTCGGCCCCGCCCTCGCCGCCTCGCTCCGGCTCGCCGGGCACCGCCCCGTCGCCGTCTCGGCGGTCTCCGACGCCTCCCGGCGCCGCGCCGCCGAGCTCCTGCCCGACGTCCCCGTCGTCGAGCCCGCCCGTGTCCTGGCCCTGTCCGACCTGGTCCTCCTGACCGTGCCGGACGACGCGCTGCCGGGCCTGGTCGAGGGCCTCGCCGACACCGGAGCCGTACGGCCGGGCCAGCTGCTCGTGCACACCTCCGGGCGGTACGGGGCGCGGGTCCTCGACCCCGCCCGCCGGGCCGGCGCCCTGCCGCTCGCCCTGCACCCCGCCATGACCTTCACCGGCACCGCCGTCGACGTCCAGCGGCTCGCCGGCTGCTCCTTCGGGGTCACCGCGCCCGAGGAGCTGCGGCTCGCCGCCGAGGCGCTCGTGATCGAGATGGGCGGCGAGCCCGAGTGGATCGCCGAGGAGGCCCGCCCGCTCTACCACGCGGCCCTGGCCCTCGGCGCGAACCACCTGGTCACCCTGGTGGCCCAGTCGATGGAGCTGCTCCACAAGGCCGGCGTCGCCGCCCCCGACCGCATGCTGGGCCCGCTCCTGGGCGCCGCCCTGGACAACGCCCTGCGGTCCGGGGATGCGGCCCTCACCGGCCCCGTCGCGCGCGGTGACGCCGGTACGGTCGCCGCCCACGTCGCCGAGCTGCGCAAGCACGCGCCCGGCACCGTCGCCGGCTATCTGGCGATGGCCCGCACGACCGCCGACCGGGCGCTCGCGCACGGCCTGCTCAAGCCCGAGCTGGCCGAGGACCTGCTGGGCGTGCTCGCCGAGCCGTCGAGCGGAGCCACCCACCCCGCCGACCCCACCGACGGGCCGCAAGGAGACGACCGATGA
- the panC gene encoding pantoate--beta-alanine ligase codes for MSLSARESAEGGRPARHEPARLVSDVEELKDAVAHHGAPGRNAVVMTMGALHEGHATLIRAARERVGAKGFVVVTVFVNPLQFGAGEDLDRYPRTLDADLELAFDAGASAVFAPSVDEVYPGGEPQVRITAGPMGERLEGASRPGHFDGMLTVVAKLLHLTAPDLAFFGQKDAQQLALIRRMVKDLNFPVEIVGVETVRETDGLALSSRNRYLSAGERRTALSLSRALFAARERLAAQEALRARAASLPGAQGRAENRAEALSRIGEARAAADAHAVAQAAEGGCADAVRAAARAVLDDAAKAEPPLTLDYLALVDPADFTEVADGHDGEAILAVAARVGSTRLIDNIPLTFGATK; via the coding sequence ATGAGCCTGTCCGCCCGCGAGAGCGCCGAAGGCGGCCGTCCCGCCCGCCACGAGCCGGCCCGGCTGGTCTCCGACGTCGAGGAGCTGAAGGACGCGGTCGCGCACCACGGCGCTCCCGGCCGCAACGCCGTCGTGATGACCATGGGCGCCCTCCACGAGGGCCACGCCACCCTGATCCGGGCCGCACGCGAGCGCGTGGGCGCCAAGGGCTTCGTCGTCGTCACCGTCTTCGTGAACCCGCTCCAGTTCGGTGCCGGCGAGGACCTCGACCGCTACCCCCGCACCCTCGACGCCGACCTGGAGCTGGCCTTCGACGCGGGCGCGAGCGCCGTCTTCGCGCCCTCCGTCGACGAGGTCTACCCGGGCGGAGAGCCCCAGGTCCGGATCACCGCGGGTCCCATGGGCGAGCGGCTCGAAGGCGCCTCCCGGCCCGGCCACTTCGACGGCATGCTGACGGTCGTCGCCAAGCTGCTCCACCTCACCGCGCCCGACCTGGCCTTCTTCGGCCAGAAGGACGCCCAGCAGCTCGCCCTGATCCGCCGCATGGTCAAGGACCTGAACTTCCCCGTCGAGATCGTCGGCGTGGAGACCGTCCGCGAGACCGACGGCCTGGCCCTGTCCAGCCGCAACCGGTACCTGTCGGCCGGGGAGCGGCGGACGGCCCTGTCGCTGTCCCGCGCGCTCTTCGCGGCCCGTGAGCGGCTCGCCGCGCAGGAGGCGCTGCGCGCGCGTGCCGCCTCGCTGCCGGGCGCCCAGGGCCGGGCCGAGAACCGTGCCGAGGCGCTGTCCCGGATCGGCGAGGCGCGGGCCGCCGCCGACGCCCACGCGGTCGCGCAGGCCGCCGAGGGCGGCTGCGCCGATGCCGTACGGGCCGCGGCCCGCGCCGTCCTGGACGACGCGGCCAAGGCCGAGCCGCCGCTCACCCTGGACTACCTGGCCCTCGTGGACCCGGCCGACTTCACCGAGGTCGCCGACGGCCATGACGGGGAGGCGATCCTCGCCGTCGCCGCACGCGTGGGGAGCACGCGGCTCATCGACAACATCCCTCTGACCTTCGGAGCCACCAAGTGA
- a CDS encoding L-aspartate oxidase, giving the protein MTGIRLHAPAPGWAIDADVVVVGSGVAGLTAALRCTAAGLRTVVVTKARLDDGSTRWAQGGVAAALGEGDTPEQHLDDTLVAGAGLCDEQAVRALVTEGPDAVRRLISTGADFDKTSDGEIALTREGGHHRRRIAHAGGDATGAEISRALVEAIRDRGVRFIEHALVLDLLTDGEGRTAGVTLHVMGEGQHDGVGAVHAPAVVLATGGMGQVFSATTNPGVSTGDGVALALRAGAEVSDLEFVQFHPTVLFLGTGSEGQQPLVSEAVRGEGAHLVDADGVRFMLGQHELAELAPRDIVAKAITRRMQEQGTDHMYLDGRHFGAEMWAERFPTILAACRAHGIDPVTEPIPVAPAAHYASGGVRTDLRGRTTVPGLYACGEVACTGVHGANRLASNSLLEGLVFAERIAEEITAAAPRVPGAPVPHPAPVTLPLPVSGARTRIQRIMTAGAGVLRSEASLREAAEALEALHSDAVAGGDDDSKAAEPGVDSWETTNLLCVARVLVAAALRREETRGCHWREDHPERDDAEWRKHLVVHLTHERTLDVRTTDTSDFPPTLDAPREP; this is encoded by the coding sequence GTGACCGGAATACGGCTGCACGCGCCCGCGCCGGGCTGGGCCATCGACGCCGACGTCGTCGTGGTCGGCTCCGGCGTCGCGGGCCTCACCGCCGCCCTGCGGTGCACCGCCGCCGGGCTCCGTACGGTCGTCGTCACCAAGGCGCGGCTCGACGACGGCTCCACCCGCTGGGCCCAGGGCGGCGTCGCGGCCGCGCTCGGCGAGGGCGACACCCCCGAGCAGCACCTCGACGACACCCTCGTCGCCGGTGCCGGGCTGTGCGACGAGCAGGCCGTGCGGGCCCTGGTCACGGAGGGCCCGGACGCCGTCCGCCGCCTGATCTCGACCGGCGCCGACTTCGACAAGACCTCCGACGGCGAGATCGCGCTGACCCGCGAGGGCGGCCACCACCGCCGCCGGATCGCCCACGCGGGCGGGGACGCGACCGGCGCCGAGATCTCCCGCGCCCTGGTCGAGGCGATACGGGACCGGGGCGTGCGCTTCATCGAGCACGCCCTCGTCCTGGACCTCCTGACGGACGGCGAGGGCCGCACGGCGGGCGTGACCCTGCACGTCATGGGCGAGGGCCAGCACGACGGCGTCGGCGCCGTCCACGCGCCCGCGGTGGTCCTGGCCACCGGCGGCATGGGCCAGGTCTTCTCCGCCACCACCAACCCGGGCGTCTCCACCGGCGACGGCGTCGCGCTCGCGCTGCGCGCCGGGGCCGAGGTCTCCGACCTGGAGTTCGTCCAGTTCCACCCCACGGTGCTCTTCCTCGGGACCGGCTCCGAGGGCCAGCAGCCGCTGGTCTCCGAGGCGGTACGCGGCGAGGGCGCCCATCTGGTCGACGCCGACGGGGTCCGCTTCATGCTCGGGCAGCACGAGCTGGCCGAGCTCGCGCCCCGCGACATCGTCGCCAAGGCGATCACCCGCCGGATGCAGGAGCAGGGCACCGACCACATGTACCTCGACGGCCGTCACTTCGGCGCCGAGATGTGGGCGGAGCGCTTCCCGACGATCCTGGCGGCCTGCCGTGCCCACGGCATCGACCCGGTGACGGAGCCCATCCCGGTCGCCCCCGCCGCCCACTACGCCTCCGGCGGCGTCCGCACGGACCTGCGGGGCCGGACGACGGTGCCGGGGCTGTACGCGTGCGGGGAGGTCGCCTGCACGGGCGTCCACGGCGCCAACCGGCTGGCCTCGAACTCGCTCCTGGAGGGCCTGGTCTTCGCCGAGCGGATCGCCGAGGAGATCACGGCCGCCGCCCCGCGCGTGCCGGGCGCCCCGGTGCCGCACCCGGCCCCGGTGACCCTGCCGCTGCCCGTGTCCGGCGCCCGGACCCGTATCCAGCGGATCATGACGGCCGGCGCGGGCGTGCTCCGCTCGGAAGCCAGCCTGCGGGAGGCCGCCGAGGCCCTCGAAGCCCTGCACAGCGACGCCGTGGCGGGCGGCGACGACGACAGCAAGGCGGCCGAGCCGGGCGTGGACTCCTGGGAGACCACGAACCTGCTGTGCGTCGCACGGGTCCTGGTCGCCGCGGCCCTGCGCCGCGAGGAGACCCGCGGCTGCCACTGGCGCGAGGACCATCCCGAGCGGGACGACGCGGAGTGGCGCAAGCACCTCGTCGTCCATCTGACCCATGAGCGGACCCTCGACGTCCGCACCACCGACACCTCCGACTTTCCCCCCACCCTCGACGCCCCCAGGGAGCCGTAA
- a CDS encoding low specificity L-threonine aldolase — translation MNPVTPVETPVDEEAARLHRAKVWGGAERRLWNTSVDGTVGERLRELAAWAEAAGHEEAPLDTYGNGLVEELERRVAEELGLPAAVFFPTGTMAQQVALRCWAGRTGSPVVALHPLAHPEVHENGAFGAVSGLRTVHPTDAPRLPTAEEVRDHPEPFGTLMLELPLRDAGFVLPSWEELTEVVAAARERDAVVHFDGARLWECTTRFGRGLAEIAELADSVYVSFYKSLGGMSGAALAGPEDLVEEARIWRHRYGGMVFQQYPAALSALRGLDIELPRLPSYVAHARVVADAVREALAEAGTGWSRIHPETPHTHQFQVWLPYDPDVLTAAALAQTEDTGAAFFRRWFSPGAGGPPGVAVTELTVTEPGLEWTAEDVKEAVRDFLARVEG, via the coding sequence ATGAATCCTGTGACTCCTGTGGAGACCCCTGTGGACGAGGAAGCGGCCCGGCTCCACCGGGCGAAGGTGTGGGGCGGCGCCGAGCGCAGGCTGTGGAACACCTCCGTGGACGGCACGGTCGGGGAGCGGCTGCGCGAGCTGGCCGCCTGGGCGGAGGCCGCGGGGCACGAGGAGGCCCCGCTCGACACGTACGGGAACGGGCTCGTCGAGGAGCTGGAGCGGCGCGTCGCCGAGGAGCTCGGCCTCCCCGCCGCCGTCTTCTTCCCCACCGGCACGATGGCCCAGCAGGTGGCGCTGCGCTGCTGGGCCGGGCGCACCGGCAGCCCCGTCGTCGCCCTCCACCCGCTCGCCCACCCCGAGGTCCATGAGAACGGGGCGTTCGGCGCCGTCTCCGGACTCCGTACGGTCCACCCGACCGACGCGCCCCGGCTGCCCACCGCCGAGGAGGTACGGGACCACCCCGAGCCCTTCGGGACGCTGATGCTGGAGCTGCCGCTGCGGGACGCCGGCTTCGTGCTGCCGTCCTGGGAGGAGCTCACCGAGGTGGTGGCGGCGGCCCGGGAGCGGGACGCGGTCGTCCACTTCGACGGGGCCCGGCTGTGGGAGTGCACGACGCGTTTCGGCCGCGGGCTCGCGGAGATCGCGGAGCTCGCCGACAGCGTGTACGTCTCGTTCTACAAGTCCCTCGGCGGCATGTCCGGGGCCGCGCTCGCCGGCCCCGAGGACCTCGTGGAAGAGGCCAGGATCTGGCGCCACCGGTACGGGGGGATGGTCTTCCAGCAGTACCCGGCGGCGCTCTCCGCGCTGCGGGGCCTGGACATCGAGCTGCCCCGGCTGCCCTCGTACGTGGCACACGCGCGCGTGGTGGCCGACGCGGTCCGGGAGGCGCTCGCGGAGGCGGGCACCGGCTGGTCCCGGATCCACCCCGAGACCCCGCACACGCACCAGTTCCAGGTCTGGCTGCCGTACGACCCGGACGTCCTGACGGCGGCGGCCCTCGCCCAGACCGAGGACACCGGCGCCGCGTTCTTCCGCCGCTGGTTCTCCCCGGGCGCGGGCGGCCCGCCGGGAGTGGCGGTCACGGAGCTGACGGTGACCGAGCCGGGCCTGGAGTGGACGGCGGAGGACGTCAAGGAGGCGGTACGGGACTTCCTGGCGCGCGTGGAGGGGTGA